A genomic stretch from Shewanella sediminis HAW-EB3 includes:
- a CDS encoding PepSY domain-containing protein, with translation MTRALFISFLALAALMPMTGHTSSLIELEHYEAKQLVSSGKILSLDVTLSKTKHFCDGKLIDAHLYREDGKWRYDLQIKAQRGQIIDLSLDASTGQPDPYKSLPNDCRAFEN, from the coding sequence ATGACAAGGGCACTGTTTATTAGCTTTTTAGCTCTTGCGGCCTTAATGCCAATGACAGGACACACATCCAGCCTGATTGAACTTGAACATTATGAAGCTAAACAATTGGTTAGCTCAGGAAAAATTCTATCTCTCGATGTGACCCTATCTAAAACCAAGCATTTTTGTGACGGCAAACTTATCGATGCGCACCTTTATCGTGAAGATGGAAAGTGGCGTTATGATTTGCAAATTAAGGCTCAACGTGGCCAAATCATAGATCTGAGTCTGGACGCTAGTACCGGACAGCCCGATCCCTATAAATCGTTACCCAATGACTGCAGAGCTTTTGAGAATTAG